The DNA region gggtaaaaagacgcaccgCAATTATGCCATCTTTATACTGTAATTATGACAGTGTCTATTATCTATatttttatgctttaaatgaaacGCAATCAAATAGGTATCAACATCTATAGTAGTTGTAAGGTATAAAAggtttaaagataaaataatcaaattcaataaactGTTGGTGCAAAGTAACTGGCaaataaacaagtttttttttatttttatttttttttgggggggggggtcttaacACGCCAAGACCACGCAATGGCCGCACGGAGACCATTCCATGTTTCTGACATGTTCAATAGAATCAGTCATGCCATTATTCTAATCTACCGAAACAGTCGAAATTGCTTCTGTCTAAAGAACACACGCTTTGTGCATGGTTGAATTGTTTGAAATTATACACAGCCCAGACTGTTAAAAGCAGAGACATTCTACAGAGTGTAAAATTAATTGGAAGCTGTCTTTTTAAGGATGCCGTTTAaacataatgaataaaaattaaaacaaattaatgaacAACAAATCTGGAGGGAGAAGGGTGAAGAATGCCGTTCAGTTAGAGAGATGAGATTCGTTAATATTGACCAATTCTAGCATTATCGTTTCGTCGAACAAACGAATTGTAAGCGTCATGtttgtacattttgtatatttgaaacactGTCATATTCTGgctattgtaaattttgattttacagtGTGTATATGCATGTTAAACAATATTGCAACTTGTTATAAAAGAAACTTTGAATGATGTTGGAATATGGTAAGTTTtgcatatacatatgtatataatacacccacacacacacacactgacCAAGATTTGCAATTGACGATCCATTATTTCAATGTATCTAACCATATTTAAGTTACAATCCTTTACAGGAAAGATTCAAACGTACCCTTAAATGTTCAATGGCAATCCTTCATCAAGAATAAATTTTAGAATGGAGTACAACTGGAAATGTGGGCCAACTATCCCAGGCTCGTAAAATCTTAATGTTTTGATACATTCAAGGGtgcataaaaatcaatttttaagaaCAGTGACAAATAATTCTCCAAACTGCGTTTGAAAAGagattttttcttaataaaattatattctatCATGATATATGCATGCAAATCTTGATGTTATGTATCCAATCAAGTACAAATGCGTGCAAAATGCATCATTGGGGCCAATTTTGTGTAAATTCCATAAGTGTACACGTAGCTGCTTAAAAAGACagctttaatttaaaaagaatatacaAAGATATTACTAAAACGTTCCATCTAACCCTAGTCCTAAGAAGTACTATACATCAAATTCTATTTCAAGACTCCGTTTATCGAGTAATCGATAGGTTCCGATTTTCATAGACGACTATATACATTTCATGGAAGAAAAGTTCGTTTGTTCTCTCGAAGAAATTAATAGACACCAGAAAACCTAAAGATTAAAGGGCCGCACACATTTCTGagtatgttttttatttgatcatcgCGGCTTATagatttatttgcatttaatctACCcaattatatacattgaatatattgTTTTGATTGGTTTGGGGGATATCTTTTTACAAAGAATAATAGAACAGCCAGGTAcagatataaatgtatatatatatatttatttacatcaacGAAGTataattccctctatttcttacgtaAATCTAGATAATTTAGATCTAATctaattcatttaaacaataaaatgctttctttggtgattcgttcggatatgaaggtagcgacattgcagaaaaaaatacataacccgctaacgcgggttatgtaatttttttctgccatGATCGCTATcttcataacccgaatgaatcatcaaagaaagcattctcttgtttatattaacatctctcttttagctaattgataaattgattatgaaaagtaattaaaattcactaaattactgtaaatgtacgtaagtacgttagctaaaagaaacagccaattCGTCTCTTGTGAGACAGGGCGTGTCGATATCTGTCCTGCCAGTTTCTTGTCATTTTCAGCCGCTgcagatttcgaccaatcgataaacggggcgtgtagacgtttctatagagctatgaatcaactataagtttccgtaagaaatagtgGGAATAATACCTGGTAGATATAaatatagctctatagaaactgaTAAGACTCAAATCTAGACGCCCAGTCTATCGATTGGTTGAAACCTTTATCGACCtcagaaaaatcacggactgcacgaaatgatcatgatgtcagactcaaattcccataggagacgatttAGGCTGTTTcgtttagctaacgtacttatatacattaacagtaatttagttaattttactttttacaatcaatttactaatttgttaaaaatataaatataaacaactaCGGCAGCGATAAATGCAGACAAGAGGTATGACGCCTTTTCCCATTATATTTCGCCAACAATATAGCGCTTTTGCAAACATaagacattttcaatattatacaatatttagtcaagatatattcaaagaatCGAAAGTCACACAATTACCATGTAAAGAGAGtcttatttatcttaaacaacGCTAACTTCTTTAAAAACTTCGGGTTTTGTTAGggatatatacattgtacataatgtactattttaaagaatttaaaccCCCAAAAATCCGATTTAAGTTATAGTTACAATGAATAAAGTTTGCTTTAACGTGCTCTTTGtactgaaaattagacaaatatttcaattagtgagTTTTCTGATGTAACCATATATGTAGCCACATATATTAAAAAGACATCCAAGTAAAGTGATATATGCGTGGCCTTGTGGTTACGCGAAGGTCTTCTTGATTTTGCGGTCGGCGGATCgatttcatcaattttgttttaaataaaaaccttCTCTTGTTTAATTCTGAGTATGAGCGCACTCAACATATAAACTGATCTTTTCAATAACACTATACATTGTACTCTTATTATTACTTAAAGTCATGCTATTTTGCTCGAAGTCATCACGGTTTAGAAATTCAACTGTCTTTATACACGCAGTTGACAAATCAGTGGTACAGAcatcattataaaatcagtacctAGGTATTGCGACAGGTACctgcatttatatttaataatagATACTTTCCGTCCAAATACGGGTGTTGGAAATAGTGGGAAAGGGCGCGATACCTCTTTACGTAACTCGTGTTGAggggttatttatttttttcccaatgtcgccaccttcatatcccgcacgaatcaccaaagaaagcatagCATCTTAtagtttaaataaatgtactgAGAATTATGTTCATTTAATTCAAATATCTCGAATTTGCATTAGTGCATTACCAATTCGATATaacaatacatttatatttgcaAATGCAGTGCGtaatggaaaaaattaaaagttgcCAGACAATGAACAACATTTCTTTTACATAAACTCATCACTTACTCATTTGCAATGAATTACTTTGTTAATGGACAGCAACAGAAATTGCAAAACTGACATAATAATATAGATATTGTTCATGACCTAGAATACGGAAATCCTAAACATAATCCGTTTTTGTGACAGAACTCTTTCCATTCTTCAGCGAATGCGGGTTATGAATCAAGTCTTGTTCTTTATGGTTATGCCTATTACGCCCTATTAACGTATCTAAATGAATATCATCCAAAGGGTTCATTCGCATGTGAACGTCTTCTCTCTCTGTTGGTTTAACCGTTGTTAAAGAGTTCGAGTAAATTCTTCGAATTCTTTCATTAGTCAGTCTGTCATCATGGTGCGTTAGGCTTGTCGTCTTCCTCGTAAAACTCAAAGACAGTTTCCTGAACAAGATTCTGCAGACTTTTCGACAGTTTCTAGCAAGAATACAATAGATGATGAAATTTAAGGCAGACtgagaaatgaagaaaaatcgTATTAATACTGTTGTTTTCACAAACAAATCTACGTTGCTTACTGTTGGACCGGATTGAATGAACGCAAGAGTTGAGGCCATGATATGGAAAGGAAgttgaaaaaatatcagtacAACAATTGCTACAGTGATGTTGATTTCCGTCCGTTCTGCGTTTACtaaatgtttacaatactttaaTCGTCTGTGTAAAATGACGAGTTTAACCAATACCAAAATATTTAAGCTGAAAGTAGCAATGCAAATCAAGAGACTTATAACGGCATAGAATTGTTCATACTCTTGTCTGATTGGTTCCACGAACATCAAGCTGTCATCAGTGTGTGGGTCGAGATCAGAGGGAGAGGACAGTGCAAACCTGATTTCTTTGACCATCTGCGGCAGATGTATACAAACACAACTTAAAAGTATAAGAATCAACGCAATTCTAGTTTTTCGTATTGTAAGCCACCTAACTGCTTGAAAAGGAAAGTAAATTGCCACACATCTCTCAACTGCGAGACAAAAGGTGATAAGCAACCCATAATTAACAAGGGTGTAGCCTACAAATCTCTCCACGGCTTCCTCAATGAAGTTGCTAATATCCTTATCCACTGAAAAGCTGTCAGCACCGAGAAAAGAATTAGATGGGGATTCCACCTGCGAATCATAATTTGATATCGATTTATTTCGCATCGAACCAGGAAAGATTTGAAATGCATCCACTTTATTGAAGATACAGTTTTCGATAATTGCGGAGTTATGTCCAAGCGAGGTCCCATTAATAAATTGGTCGTACATTGGTTTCATTTGGGCCATGAGCGACTTGGTTGTATTAACGTAGACGTCAATGTGCCTTAAACATTGAAAAACACTTGGAGATGACGAAGTAACATTGCTTTTGCATTTTAATTGTAATAAGGATTTAAATGTTTCACTGTCAAAACGTTCCGTATCCATATGTAACTTAATTGACGGTATGATTTCCAAATATATCGAAAAACACATGTTAACAATTCCGTGAATGGTTAAGGCTTTTACAATGCTCACGGGGGAACTCCGTAAAGACCTGTGCATTAGAATGACTAACGCAAAGAGATTTCCTGGTATCCCAATGCATATTATGATGGACAATGCTACTCCATAAGTGAAAAACAGAAAATCGTTGTGAGCTACGATGTCCTCCGAAATCAGTTCTCTGATGTTCATTACAGAcgaaaaattatcaatgtttGTATTGCAGCGATCCATTTTCCTTTCACATTCCCGAATCTTTGAAACCACTCAGATATGGACTGACTTTTCTTGGTCCAATTCCTGAAAAGTATTAAAAgataaatgaagaaataaaagtatataacggacatcaaaataCATTATCAAACCACAAACGGAAAATGTCACAGCTGCGTCAAAAATTATACTTCTAACATGCATTCACTAaatatttaagaattaaaattaatatattcactTTCAAGCCGCTATATATATTAATACCTTAAAATCTCTTGGCAAATATATCTTCGAGAGACTCAATAGGCTTCAAACACATTAATTTATGCGTGAAAATACAATTATGCAAACGTtaacaaatttgttttttcgTAATATGGTTGAGAAAGTTAGTCTGTATCTAGCGTTAGTTTTACTTTGTTATTTTCGTCAAATCACGGGTATAAAAAATCGTCTCTTTCTGAATTCCACTAGACACGGAAACAACTTGTAGTCTTCAAAAGGTTAGACAAgaaaaaccccgaaaactaatgataattttcttaatttcattttgtaaatCATTAATTAAGAAGTGATGAAAGATCAAACTACGAAAGTAGATTTCTGACGTCTGTACggctgaaaataaataaaaactgtgCAATGAAATAACTACGTTAAAagtgtaaatacatgtatatgtgttacACTCGTGCTACAGCTAAAAATAAGTGAAAACTGTACAACGAACTAACTTCGttaaaactgtaaaataatatttgtattACAATCGTGCTACAActaaaattcattgaaaatagTGCAATGAAAAAACtatgttaaaattgtaaataggCCTATATGAATTACATGCAATCGTGCTACAGTTAAAAATTCGTGAAAATTGTGCAACGAAATTACTTGTCTACTTTAAAACTGAAAACATATGCCTTACAATAGTGCTACTCTTACAGCTTACATTCAGTAAAAATTGTGCTAGGTTCAaactgttaatatatatattacaatctTGCTTCAACAGTGAACTGTATCAGATTTGACAGTCTCGTATAAATGGATACCAGAGGTTGATATTGATTGTGAAGCAAACGATGAATGCGTTATCTGCTTTACAACCCCACTGCTTCCTCTCAGGAGTCTAGGATTGTATCTTTTCAATAGATGAGATAGAGAGCCAGCTGAAGCGTGATATTTACATTTGGGATTCTTGATGTTTGTCTGCGATAttgcaataaaatatatcattaacaTTATGTTTTCTCTATATCACAGTGATCAAAAGATATGAATTGCAAAAACATGGTGTTATATGACGTTAGCTACTTAGCCTCTTGTATTTGATTAACTGGTAACATTTTTAGCGCCATCAAACATCTAGGAAATGTTGACTTCAtttaataatatcatttatatatatatatatatatatatatatatatatatatatatatatatatatatatatatatatatatatatatatatatatatatatatatatatatatataaagcggGAATGAAAAACCACGTTTTGCCAGAAAACCTTAATTGATATATACAGTAATATAATAGCTGCCTTGGcgtattacaaaaataaacatatttttagatcacaaataattttttttctgataaaaatatctacaacatcatgaaaaataatgatgaatttgaatttatcatttataattATCCTAGTATTGCACATATGTCGTgtatttttgttacatgtaacaatcCTCATAgtcttcaatatttttttcaggattggcattataaatattttacaatcacGAGGTCCTTCTTGGTGTATGACACGGTCACTTACTCATTATAACTGCAAAGGGACTATTTGAAacatagaaaattgaattaacccccccccccccccgaaaaaaatcAGATATCAAAGATTAATTCGATATCTTTCAATGTGTTTCATAAAAACTGTTTCCATAACAACTTCCTGTAAAACCTATAGTTTTTGTCATctaataaaaacaagaggcccacaggccttgacggtcactaagatttaatgcattttcattatatggccatatttgcctcaccctagggcctgaacccctgtccagtaggtcatgaatttcacacttTAGGTACATGTAGAGATTTAGAATATGAAATCTAACTGCAATAGGTCGCCTGGATGACTCAGAATGCTATTCTAGACAAATAAATcagttttaaatcataaaatgatAAGCTGATATTTCCTTTTATGATTACTTGCATGGcgttataaatgaaatgataatatttcaatatgtCCACAGGACTAATGATTGAAGTTTTGAAGTACTTAGTATATTATAatgttaatttattaataactgTCAAAAAGATGATGTGATGTAACAAGCTATCCAAATCAGGAAAAAGGTAATAAAACACAGAGTCAGCTTTTTCTTcaggaaatgaaaaaaaaattaaaacctttATACTAGGAAGACATTATTGAAGAAACACTACAAGGGTTAGTCCAGAAAATGACTTAACAATGACTACAAGTAAAGTGGAAGCAAATCAAATGTTTGCAGGATGCTTCATTTTGATTGGAAATCGACATCTTACTCTGTAACAGTTACTGAAAACTTCAGTTTGCAAGATGGataccatcttcgctagccaagggtctTCGGTCCACttcgctccccataaacccttggaaAACCCTTGGCTGGTGAAAATGAATGGATACAGAATcacaaaaaatgttgatattctAGATAGACCATTTTTAAATATGAGCAaggtagattttttttctttgggtTATCTGTTAACGATCaagcaagaaataaaaaagattactCTTGTCAATTGTGCCATTCTAGATCTGATTCTGAATTTCAGAGATTGCATTGAACCTATTTTATCGATCTAGAGTACGTCATTTAGAGCATTTGATGTAAATTAGACTATTTTAATATGGCTTAATTATGGCTTAATAAAAGGAAATTTGacgaaaaaatataaatgcattttcaagaaaaacaatatgaaaatttatttttttaacatgttaaaaTCTTCTGAATGCTAGTAAATTAAACTtacatgtgtttatttttatatgtttgtAATGGGAACAGATGTTTTACCAAATCTCAAGaacaaaatcttttcaaggaaacaaaaaattatcagcaaacaataaacataaagaTGTTTGTAGCATGAAATACTGCCGAGTAGCTCTGGGAATAAGACTATATTTATAGTGTTTACAATTTTGTAGGAGACAAACGTCCTAATTGCTTATGTCCGGTTCTTTCATAAATAGATAAAGGAGATTGATGGCATATCATAAGGTCGGCCTGTTTTTTTGGCGCGTTCCAGATGAAGGGGGTACGCGAGAGACCTATTACCTTTGTTCCCGGGGGATCTTTATATATTATAACAGGAAACTGAAAGAATGGACAGAATAACGAGAACTGTTCCTGACAAGATGCTCATGTCGATTATGGCAATTTttgttaaaagcaaaaaaaCGGGGCATCggatttgaaaaacaataaaaaacgtCAAAAATGTCATGTCTAAAAGAAATACAGttctgaaaaatattgtaaacaacCCAAGAAAAGATGGATGTGTCAGTTTTAATATCCAGCAGACAGAAATACGAGACGAAAAATAATGATTACAACAAACACAAGAAGATCGATTACAGTGAAAAAAGCAAGTCAAATTGAAGGAAATTGACAAACTGTCACAAGTCAAAAAACCTATATATGTGGGTCAACTTTAGTACATAAAACTGCGAAGACATTGTGACCATTTCAGCATTGTAAGTTTTAAGACGTCTCTAGTATGTAAAAAGACCAACGTTTAACAGAAAATCAAATACTGAGTACTCGATTACTAATACAAACATTTGCGGTTCTCTTAATCGTGACTTATTCAATTAATGTGATGTTGTCTTGAATGCTTTGTATGGTCCTTTGTATTGCTGGTTTGTATGGTCCTTTGTATTGCTGGTTTGTATGGTCCTTTGTATTGCTGGTTTGTATGGTCCTTAGTATTGCTGTTTTGTATGGCCATTTGTGTTGCTGGTTTGTATGGTCATTTGTGTTGCTGTTTTGTATGGTCCTTTGTTTTGCTGGTTTGTATGGTCCTTTGTATTGCTGCTATTTGTATGGTCCTTTGTATTGCTGGTTTGTATGGTACTTTGTGTTGCTGTTTTGTATGCTCCTTTGTTTTGCTGGTTTGTATGGTCCTTTGTATTGCTGGTTTGTATGATCATTTGTGTTGCTGTTTTGTATGGTCATTTGTGTTGCTGCTAGTTTGTATGGTCCTTTGTATTGCTGGTTTGTATGGTCCTTTGTATTGCTGGTTTGTATGGTCCTTTGTATTGCTGGTTTGTATGATCATTTGTGTTGCTGGTTTGTATGGTCATTTGTGTTGCTGCTGGTTTGTATGGTCCTTTGTATTGCTGGTTTGTATGGTCCTTTGTATTGCTGGTTTGTATGATCATTTGTGTTGCTGGTTTGTATGGTCATTTGTGTTGCTGCTGTTTTGTATGGTAAGtggtgttgttgttttgtatgattATTTGTATTGCTGGTTTGTATGATCATTTGTGTTGCTGGTTTGTATGGTCCTTTGTATTGCTGGTTTGTATGGTCCTTTGCATTGCTGGTTTGTATGATCATTTGTGTTGCTGGTTTGTATGGTCATTTGTGTTGCTGCTGTTTTGTATGGTAAGCGGTGTTGTTGCTGGTTTGTATCATCCTTTGTATTGCTGTTTTGTATGCCAATGTATGGTCATTTGTGTTGCTGTTTTGTATGGTAAGCTGTGTTGCCGGTTTGTATGGTCCTTTGTATTGCTGGTTTGTATGGTCCTTTGTATTGCTGGTTTGTATGGTCCTTTGTATTGCTGGTTTGTATGGTCCTTTGTATTTCTGGTTTGTATGGTCCTTTGTATTGCTGTTTTGTATGGTCATTTGTGTTGCTGTTTTGTATGGTCATTTGTGTTGCTGCTGTTTTGTATGATCATCTGTGTTGCTGGTTTGTATGGTCCTTTGTATTGCTGGTTTGTATGGTCATTTGTGTTGCTGCTGTCTTGTATGGTAAGCggtgttgttgttttgtattatcCTTTGTATTGCTATTTTGTATGCCAATGTATGGTCATTTGTTTTGCTGTTTTGTATGGTAAgctgtgttgtttttttttgtatgttgttgttttgttttatccTTTGTGTTGCTGTTTTGTTTGGTCTTTCCTTGTTGATGTTTCGTTTGAACTTATATAGTGTTGTTGTTTCGTTTGAACTTATATCGTGTTGTTGTTTTGTGTAGTCTTTTTACTGTTTGGTATTATTTGGTATATGTTGCGACCTTGTTTGGTTTTGATGTTGCAGTTTTGTATGGACTTCAATATCAGTTTTGCTGTCTGGACgtctttgttgttgttgtcgttgtcgtcgttatTTGTTTGGTGTAGCTATCATCCTAGGTAATTTGTTGCAGCTGTTTTCTGTTGGCATGTGGAACTTTGGTGTCACTGTAATGCGttgctttttttttgggggggggggggggggtgttttctTTGGTATTTAATTTTGGTGGTACAGTTTTTATATGGATGTTAAAGTTGATATTATTGCGTGGTCTTTAATATGTTGTCACTGTTTTGTGCGTTATTTGTTGCTATCATAATGGGTTTTTATCGATTTAGGTGTTGAGGTAATTATATAGAATTTGTTGTTGCTATTAGTACGGgataatttttgttgtttgctTGTGTGGTCTTCTGTGTTGTTGTTATGtagctttt from Crassostrea angulata isolate pt1a10 chromosome 7, ASM2561291v2, whole genome shotgun sequence includes:
- the LOC128156118 gene encoding uncharacterized protein LOC128156118 isoform X2, encoding MDRCNTNIDNFSSVMNIRELISEDIVAHNDFLFFTYGVALSIIICIGIPGNLFALVILMHRSLRSSPVSIVKALTIHGIVNMCFSIYLEIIPSIKLHMDTERFDSETFKSLLQLKCKSNVTSSSPSVFQCLRHIDVYVNTTKSLMAQMKPMYDQFINGTSLGHNSAIIENCIFNKVDAFQIFPGSMRNKSISNYDSQVESPSNSFLGADSFSVDKDISNFIEEAVERFVGYTLVNYGLLITFCLAVERCVAIYFPFQAVRWLTIRKTRIALILILLSCVCIHLPQMVKEIRFALSSPSDLDPHTDDSLMFVEPIRQEYEQFYAVISLLICIATFSLNILVLVKLVILHRRLKYCKHLVNAERTEINITVAIVVLIFFQLPFHIMASTLAFIQSGPTKLSKSLQNLVQETVFEFYEEDDKPNAP
- the LOC128156118 gene encoding uncharacterized protein LOC128156118 isoform X1, which encodes MDRCNTNIDNFSSVMNIRELISEDIVAHNDFLFFTYGVALSIIICIGIPGNLFALVILMHRSLRSSPVSIVKALTIHGIVNMCFSIYLEIIPSIKLHMDTERFDSETFKSLLQLKCKSNVTSSSPSVFQCLRHIDVYVNTTKSLMAQMKPMYDQFINGTSLGHNSAIIENCIFNKVDAFQIFPGSMRNKSISNYDSQVESPSNSFLGADSFSVDKDISNFIEEAVERFVGYTLVNYGLLITFCLAVERCVAIYFPFQAVRWLTIRKTRIALILILLSCVCIHLPQMVKEIRFALSSPSDLDPHTDDSLMFVEPIRQEYEQFYAVISLLICIATFSLNILVLVKLVILHRRLKYCKHLVNAERTEINITVAIVVLIFFQLPFHIMASTLAFIQSGPTVSNVDLFVKTTVLIRFFFISQSALNFIIYCILARNCRKVCRILFRKLSLSFTRKTTSLTHHDDRLTNERIRRIYSNSLTTVKPTEREDVHMRMNPLDDIHLDTLIGRNRHNHKEQDLIHNPHSLKNGKSSVTKTDYV